The following are encoded in a window of Tessaracoccus flavescens genomic DNA:
- a CDS encoding 6-phospho-beta-glucosidase, which translates to MKLVILGGGGFRVPLVYDAVAGNALAVDGAPAVNIDEVVLYDNSEHRLGAIERVVGEHAAGFDNPPAVGFTTDLRQALEGADFIFSAIRVGGTAGRIADERVALELGLLGQETIGPGGLAYALRTIPVMREIARTIAEVAPGAWTINFTNPAGIVTQAMREFLGNRVVGICDTPIGLVRRVSRVLGVSLEHEQERVSYDYIGLNHLGWLRSVTIDGVDRLPDVLDDEALLDQIEEARVIGKDFVRAIGALPNEYLYYYWRTDEAVEHILEADETRGQYLARQQEEFYRRVAESDGPGETWSTALHEREATYMAEARESDEERREEDVAGGGYQEVALRLMNALATGRPERMILDVANGGAHGRIVPELPDDVVIEVGCVVDAEGVHPLPVAPLELSQLGIMARLRGSEQAIATAAATGDARQAWIGFSMHPLVDSPRLGRALLDGYVAAHPSIAELFGGQPG; encoded by the coding sequence ATGAAGCTCGTGATTCTCGGAGGCGGTGGCTTCCGGGTCCCCCTCGTCTACGACGCGGTGGCGGGCAACGCGCTCGCCGTCGACGGCGCCCCCGCCGTCAACATCGACGAGGTCGTGCTCTACGACAACTCCGAGCACCGGCTCGGCGCGATCGAACGCGTCGTCGGTGAACACGCGGCCGGCTTCGACAATCCGCCCGCCGTCGGCTTCACCACGGACCTGCGCCAGGCCCTCGAGGGGGCCGACTTCATCTTCTCGGCCATCCGTGTCGGCGGCACCGCGGGGCGCATCGCCGACGAGCGGGTCGCGCTCGAACTCGGCCTGCTCGGCCAGGAGACCATCGGCCCCGGCGGCCTCGCCTACGCGCTGCGCACCATCCCCGTGATGCGCGAGATCGCCAGGACCATCGCGGAGGTCGCGCCCGGTGCCTGGACGATCAACTTCACCAACCCGGCAGGCATCGTCACCCAGGCCATGCGCGAGTTCCTCGGCAACCGCGTCGTGGGCATCTGCGACACCCCGATCGGCCTGGTGCGCCGCGTCTCCCGCGTGCTCGGCGTCTCGCTTGAACACGAGCAGGAGCGCGTCTCTTACGACTACATCGGGCTCAACCACCTCGGCTGGCTTCGCTCGGTCACCATCGACGGCGTCGACCGCCTCCCCGACGTGCTCGACGACGAGGCGCTGCTCGATCAGATCGAAGAGGCGCGCGTGATCGGGAAGGACTTCGTCCGCGCCATCGGCGCCCTTCCCAACGAGTACCTGTACTACTACTGGCGCACCGACGAGGCCGTCGAGCACATCCTCGAGGCCGACGAGACGCGCGGGCAGTACCTCGCGCGCCAGCAGGAGGAGTTCTACCGCCGGGTCGCCGAATCGGACGGGCCGGGGGAGACCTGGAGCACGGCACTGCACGAACGCGAGGCCACCTACATGGCAGAGGCCCGTGAGTCCGACGAGGAGCGCCGCGAGGAGGACGTCGCGGGCGGCGGGTACCAGGAGGTGGCGCTCAGGCTGATGAACGCGCTCGCCACCGGACGACCGGAGCGGATGATCCTCGACGTCGCCAACGGAGGAGCGCACGGCCGGATCGTGCCTGAACTGCCCGACGACGTGGTGATCGAGGTCGGCTGCGTGGTCGATGCGGAGGGCGTGCATCCGCTGCCGGTCGCGCCGCTCGAGCTGAGCCAGCTCGGCATCATGGCAAGGCTCCGTGGATCGGAGCAGGCCATCGCCACCGCGGCCGCGACAGGCGACGCGCGGCAGGCCTGGATCGGGTTCTCCATGCACCCGCTCGTCGACTCGCCCCGGCTGGGGCGCGCCCTGCTCGACGGGTACGTCGCCGCGCATCCCTCGATCGCGGAACTGTTCGGGGGTCAGCCCGGGTAG
- a CDS encoding hemolysin family protein encodes MTPVWGDIALIFVFILIGGTFAAAEMAMVTLRESQVKQLATKGKRGRAIERLTSNPNLFLSAVQIGVTVSGMLSAAFGGATIAEAIAPVLIGWGVPESVAAPGALVLVTVIISYFSIVIGELTAKRLAMQRAEAFALGLAPLVSGIATLARPLIWFLDISTNFLVRLLGGDPSQAKDQVSDEELRAMVSSSSTLGLEERSIVDEVFDAGERSLREVMVPRTEVDFLPADMPIGTAYREVRGAPHSRYPVTDGSNDRILGFIHVRDLMDVEGAARDGDVRSLVREVLFLPETVKILRALSSMRSARAHMAIVRDEYGGTAGIVTIEDLVEELVGDITDEYDKDDDAARREVDEVDGLTTIEEFAELTGYVMPEGPYDTVAGFFMAESGQVPALGSTTTFSLQPEENPEGPHARFTLEVSAVDGRRASWFALRREPILEGEDDA; translated from the coding sequence CTGACACCCGTGTGGGGCGACATAGCTCTCATCTTCGTCTTCATCCTGATCGGCGGCACCTTCGCCGCCGCGGAGATGGCGATGGTGACGCTGCGCGAGAGCCAGGTCAAGCAGCTCGCAACCAAGGGCAAGCGCGGACGGGCCATCGAGCGGCTGACCAGCAACCCGAACCTCTTCCTGTCAGCCGTGCAGATCGGCGTGACCGTCTCTGGCATGCTCTCCGCTGCATTCGGCGGTGCCACGATCGCGGAGGCCATCGCGCCGGTGCTCATCGGGTGGGGAGTGCCGGAGTCCGTGGCAGCGCCCGGCGCCCTCGTGCTGGTCACGGTGATCATCTCCTACTTCTCGATCGTCATCGGTGAGCTGACCGCGAAGCGGCTCGCCATGCAGCGTGCTGAGGCCTTCGCGCTCGGACTCGCCCCGCTCGTCTCCGGCATCGCCACCCTCGCCCGGCCGCTGATCTGGTTCCTCGACATCTCGACCAACTTCCTCGTCCGGCTCCTCGGCGGCGACCCGTCGCAGGCTAAGGACCAGGTCAGCGACGAGGAGCTGCGTGCCATGGTCTCGAGCTCCTCAACGCTTGGCCTCGAGGAACGCTCGATCGTGGATGAGGTCTTCGACGCGGGGGAGCGGTCGCTGCGCGAGGTGATGGTCCCCCGCACCGAGGTGGACTTCCTGCCCGCCGACATGCCGATCGGCACGGCCTACCGCGAGGTACGAGGTGCCCCGCACTCGCGTTACCCGGTGACCGACGGGTCGAACGACCGGATCCTCGGTTTCATCCACGTGCGCGACCTGATGGACGTCGAGGGCGCTGCCCGCGACGGGGACGTGCGCTCGCTCGTGCGCGAGGTGCTCTTCCTCCCGGAGACGGTCAAGATTCTGCGTGCCCTCTCCTCGATGCGCAGCGCCCGTGCCCACATGGCGATCGTGCGCGACGAGTACGGCGGCACGGCGGGCATCGTCACCATCGAGGACCTCGTCGAGGAGCTCGTCGGCGACATCACAGATGAGTACGACAAGGACGACGACGCCGCCCGTCGTGAGGTCGACGAGGTCGACGGGCTGACCACCATCGAGGAGTTCGCCGAACTCACGGGCTACGTCATGCCCGAGGGACCCTACGACACGGTCGCCGGCTTCTTCATGGCCGAGTCCGGTCAGGTGCCTGCCCTCGGCTCGACGACGACCTTCAGCCTCCAGCCCGAGGAGAACCCCGAGGGGCCGCACGCGCGCTTCACCCTCGAGGTCAGCGCGGTCGACGGGCGCCGGGCCTCCTGGTTCGCGCTGCGCCGCGAGCCGATCCTGGAAGGCGAGGACGATGCCTGA
- a CDS encoding ABC transporter substrate-binding protein: protein MSLRPFSRRSFVLGAAGVTGLGVLSACAPGEEAPTDAPAGSPSAVESKDPSQLGDITLVVWDQEVRGSQNDALEALNKAFQDKYPNIKIERKSQSFDDLKAQVSLALSGNDVPDVVQVNNARADMGQFVKAGQLTDLSPYATTYGWEDRFPTSVLSKVRYSADATTFGEGNLYGLPQTGEIVGIFYSQKKLDSLGLKVPTTWDEYFEQLDAALAKGEQPMVLGNVDKWPALHVFGPLQAKYVTPEEIVKLGMGNAGASWTDDANKQAMTQFADWGAKKYFGSSPNGTDYDAAWNDFTKGTGVFLPGGSWLGTDMEAVMGEDLHFIAPPPAVDGKLATTGGTGIPFSIPAKAKNVDAAAAYIDFITTSDAMKLIAENGGFPVLDTAALAPEKGVQKEIFEAFDKVSQEGTLLPYLDYATPSFSDTAGQGLQEVLGGQRSPEDVLGDFEADYKEFTGQ from the coding sequence ATGTCGCTTCGACCCTTTTCACGCCGCAGTTTCGTTCTCGGTGCCGCAGGCGTCACCGGGCTGGGCGTGTTGTCGGCCTGTGCTCCAGGAGAGGAAGCACCGACCGACGCACCCGCTGGTAGCCCCAGCGCCGTCGAATCCAAGGACCCGAGCCAGCTCGGTGACATCACGCTCGTCGTCTGGGACCAGGAGGTCCGCGGCAGCCAGAACGACGCCCTGGAGGCGCTTAACAAGGCGTTCCAGGACAAGTACCCCAACATCAAGATCGAGCGAAAGAGCCAGTCGTTCGACGACCTGAAGGCCCAGGTCTCGCTCGCCCTGAGCGGCAACGACGTGCCCGACGTCGTGCAGGTCAACAACGCCCGCGCGGACATGGGCCAGTTCGTCAAGGCCGGTCAGCTAACCGACCTCAGCCCCTACGCGACCACCTACGGCTGGGAGGACCGCTTCCCCACCTCGGTTCTGTCGAAGGTGCGCTACAGCGCCGACGCCACGACGTTCGGCGAAGGCAACCTCTACGGCCTCCCCCAGACGGGCGAGATCGTCGGCATCTTCTACTCGCAGAAGAAGCTCGACTCGCTCGGCCTGAAGGTGCCCACCACGTGGGACGAGTACTTCGAGCAGCTCGACGCCGCGCTCGCCAAGGGTGAGCAGCCCATGGTGCTCGGCAACGTCGACAAGTGGCCCGCCCTGCACGTCTTCGGGCCGCTGCAGGCCAAGTACGTCACCCCCGAGGAGATCGTCAAGCTCGGCATGGGCAACGCGGGCGCCTCGTGGACGGACGACGCGAACAAGCAGGCGATGACCCAGTTCGCGGACTGGGGAGCCAAGAAGTACTTCGGATCCTCCCCCAACGGCACCGACTACGACGCGGCCTGGAACGACTTCACGAAGGGCACCGGCGTGTTCCTTCCCGGCGGCTCCTGGCTCGGCACCGACATGGAGGCCGTGATGGGCGAGGACCTCCACTTCATCGCTCCCCCGCCCGCGGTGGACGGCAAGCTCGCCACCACCGGCGGAACGGGCATCCCGTTCTCCATCCCGGCAAAGGCCAAGAACGTCGACGCGGCCGCCGCCTACATCGACTTCATCACCACCTCCGACGCGATGAAGCTGATCGCCGAGAACGGCGGCTTCCCCGTCCTCGACACCGCCGCGCTCGCACCCGAGAAGGGCGTCCAGAAGGAGATCTTCGAGGCGTTCGACAAGGTCTCCCAGGAGGGCACCCTGCTGCCGTACCTCGACTACGCGACCCCGTCGTTCTCCGACACCGCGGGCCAGGGGCTGCAGGAGGTCCTCGGCGGCCAGCGCTCGCCTGAGGACGTCCTCGGCGACTTCGAGGCCGACTACAAGGAGTTCACGGGACAGTGA
- a CDS encoding malate dehydrogenase: protein MSTEAPVKIAVTGAAGQICYSLLFRIASGSLLGDRPIELRLLEITPALKALEGVVMELDDCAFGNVVNIEIGDDPKKVFDGVNLAMLVGAMPRKAGMERGDLLSANGAIFTAQGKALNEVAADDVKVLVTGNPANTNALIASKNAPDIPVEQFNALTRLDHNRALTQLAQKLGVSVNAISHMTIWGNHSATQYPDLFNALVDGKNAAELVDDQAWIESTFIPTVAKRGAAIIEARGLSSAASAANATVEHMRDWVLGTPEGDWVSMAVPSDGSYGVPEGLISSFPCTVKDGKYEIVQGLELNDFSRSKIDASVAELVDERNAVTELGLI, encoded by the coding sequence GTGAGCACTGAGGCTCCCGTCAAGATCGCCGTCACCGGCGCCGCTGGCCAGATCTGCTACAGCCTGCTGTTCCGCATCGCGAGCGGCTCGCTGCTTGGCGATCGCCCCATCGAACTGCGCCTGCTGGAGATCACGCCCGCGCTCAAGGCGCTCGAGGGCGTCGTCATGGAGCTCGACGACTGCGCGTTCGGCAACGTCGTCAACATCGAGATCGGCGACGACCCGAAGAAGGTCTTCGACGGGGTGAACCTGGCCATGCTGGTCGGCGCCATGCCGCGCAAGGCAGGCATGGAGCGCGGCGACCTGCTCTCTGCCAATGGCGCGATCTTCACTGCCCAGGGAAAGGCCCTCAACGAGGTGGCCGCCGATGACGTCAAGGTGCTCGTGACCGGCAACCCGGCCAACACGAACGCCCTGATCGCCTCGAAGAACGCGCCCGACATCCCGGTCGAGCAGTTCAACGCGCTGACCCGCCTCGACCACAACCGCGCGCTGACGCAGCTCGCGCAGAAGCTCGGCGTATCGGTCAACGCGATCTCGCACATGACCATCTGGGGCAACCACTCGGCCACCCAGTACCCCGACCTGTTCAACGCGCTGGTCGACGGCAAGAACGCCGCCGAGCTGGTCGACGACCAGGCCTGGATCGAGTCGACCTTCATCCCGACCGTCGCCAAGCGCGGAGCGGCCATCATCGAGGCCCGCGGCCTTTCGTCTGCGGCCTCCGCAGCCAACGCCACCGTCGAGCACATGCGCGACTGGGTGCTAGGCACTCCCGAGGGCGACTGGGTCTCGATGGCCGTGCCGTCCGACGGCTCCTACGGCGTCCCCGAGGGCCTCATCTCGTCGTTCCCCTGCACCGTCAAGGACGGGAAGTACGAGATCGTCCAGGGCCTCGAGCTCAACGATTTCTCCCGCTCGAAGATCGACGCCTCGGTCGCCGAGCTGGTCGACGAACGCAACGCCGTCACCGAGCTCGGACTCATCTGA
- a CDS encoding phosphotransferase, producing the protein MPDDGARLLTGPRVEPLLRAAVDHQGGQLLSWSLDHVDAAPEQSTTATYVAQILWPHGERTELLGVSARIGELVPSDERAEIFEDGHRRVAVWLYPNDPDLLGLPRAAFPDRMAETLNAGSVLARPVTAEQLSLSMIAYRPRRRAVVKVVVNDPHEVFYVKVLRERLFEDVLNKHTLLRDAGLPAPEVALTTPDHLMVTRELPGMAMARALFEPGDPCRPEDLISLLDAMPPAVAGLERRPPWSDAVGHYARMVSATLPELADELNWLTNQITSGLAQYPLGNEPTHGDFHEGQLRVAGGRVVGMLDVDTIGPGRRADDLACLIGHLSTIQRMNREQETKVRDILARWVPVFDQRVDPVELRLRAAAVVISLATGPYRGQEIDWRQQTMGMIRSAGALVRQVV; encoded by the coding sequence ATGCCTGACGACGGCGCCCGGCTCCTGACCGGGCCGCGGGTCGAGCCGCTGCTGCGCGCCGCTGTCGACCACCAGGGCGGTCAGCTGCTCAGCTGGTCGCTCGACCACGTCGACGCCGCCCCCGAGCAGTCGACGACCGCCACCTATGTGGCGCAGATCCTGTGGCCGCACGGCGAGCGTACCGAACTGCTCGGGGTCAGCGCCCGGATCGGCGAGCTCGTGCCGAGCGATGAGCGGGCGGAGATCTTCGAGGACGGCCACCGCCGCGTCGCCGTGTGGCTGTACCCGAACGACCCCGACCTGCTCGGACTGCCCCGTGCCGCCTTCCCGGACCGGATGGCCGAGACGCTGAACGCCGGCTCGGTGCTGGCGCGCCCGGTCACCGCGGAGCAGCTCTCGCTGTCGATGATCGCGTATCGTCCCCGCCGCCGCGCGGTCGTCAAGGTGGTGGTCAACGACCCTCACGAGGTGTTCTACGTCAAGGTGCTGCGCGAGCGGCTGTTCGAGGACGTCCTGAACAAGCACACGCTGCTGCGCGACGCCGGGCTGCCCGCCCCGGAGGTCGCGCTGACCACCCCGGACCACCTGATGGTCACCCGTGAACTGCCGGGCATGGCGATGGCGCGCGCGCTCTTCGAGCCGGGCGACCCGTGCCGCCCGGAGGACCTGATCTCCCTGCTCGACGCCATGCCGCCCGCGGTGGCAGGCCTCGAGCGCCGACCGCCCTGGTCGGACGCGGTGGGCCACTACGCCCGGATGGTCTCGGCGACGCTGCCTGAGCTGGCGGATGAGCTCAACTGGCTCACCAACCAGATCACCAGCGGCCTGGCCCAGTATCCGCTGGGCAACGAGCCGACCCACGGGGACTTCCATGAGGGCCAGCTGCGCGTGGCGGGTGGGCGTGTCGTGGGCATGCTCGACGTCGACACCATCGGCCCCGGGCGCAGGGCCGACGACCTCGCCTGCCTGATCGGTCACCTGTCCACCATCCAGCGGATGAACCGGGAGCAGGAGACCAAGGTGCGCGACATCCTCGCCCGCTGGGTGCCCGTCTTCGACCAACGCGTGGACCCGGTCGAGCTGCGGCTGCGTGCGGCGGCCGTGGTGATCTCGCTCGCGACCGGGCCCTACCGGGGCCAGGAGATCGACTGGCGACAGCAGACGATGGGGATGATCCGCTCGGCGGGAGCCCTCGTGCGTCAGGTTGTCTGA
- the purU gene encoding formyltetrahydrofolate deformylase: MAPMPQLVVTLDCPDRPGIVHAITGAIVAVGGNITELQQFSSPDSGRFFTRIAVEGAEAEGLERAVREATDGFGARLRVDDAERPVRTLLLASKAGHALNDLLFRWQGGELPIDVARIMANHDVLSPMAAFYGVPFESHAVTPETKADFEAQVRRVVEEEGIELVVLARYMQILSPGLCEFLAWRAINIHHSFLPGFKGANPYRQAHTRGVKLIGATAHFVTSDLDEGPIIEQNVVRVDHTMSVSKLMRKGQAQESQTLAEAVRLFAEHRVLADDDRTVIFR, encoded by the coding sequence ATTGCGCCCATGCCGCAGCTCGTAGTGACCCTCGACTGCCCCGACCGACCGGGGATCGTCCACGCCATCACCGGGGCGATCGTCGCCGTCGGCGGCAACATCACCGAACTGCAGCAGTTCTCCTCTCCCGATTCGGGCAGGTTCTTCACGCGCATCGCCGTCGAGGGCGCAGAGGCCGAGGGTCTTGAACGTGCCGTGCGCGAGGCGACAGACGGCTTCGGGGCGCGGCTGAGGGTCGATGACGCCGAGCGTCCCGTGCGGACGCTGCTGCTCGCCTCCAAGGCGGGCCACGCCCTCAACGACCTGCTGTTCCGCTGGCAGGGAGGCGAACTCCCGATCGACGTGGCCAGGATCATGGCCAACCACGACGTCCTCTCGCCGATGGCCGCGTTCTACGGGGTGCCGTTCGAGAGCCACGCCGTCACCCCGGAGACGAAGGCCGACTTCGAGGCGCAGGTGCGTCGCGTCGTCGAGGAGGAGGGCATCGAACTGGTCGTGCTCGCGCGTTACATGCAGATCCTCAGCCCCGGGCTGTGCGAGTTCCTCGCCTGGCGGGCGATCAACATCCACCACTCGTTCCTGCCGGGCTTCAAGGGCGCCAACCCCTACCGCCAGGCCCACACCCGCGGCGTGAAGCTGATCGGCGCAACGGCCCACTTCGTCACGAGCGACCTTGACGAGGGCCCGATCATCGAGCAGAACGTGGTCCGCGTCGACCACACGATGAGCGTTTCGAAGCTCATGCGCAAGGGCCAGGCCCAGGAGTCGCAGACCCTCGCCGAGGCCGTGCGCCTGTTCGCCGAACACCGGGTGCTTGCCGACGACGACCGCACCGTCATCTTCCGGTAA
- a CDS encoding DeoR/GlpR family DNA-binding transcription regulator, which yields MLTDVRQRRTTELILRQGSASVPELAKTLGVSEATVRRDLDLLADSGLVERVRGGACRPRGVRAEVDASAFDVVASQEPSEKRSIARAAAKLVKDGDVVAMDIGTTVFSMCSYLRNREITVVTASLAVVRELADAPGVDLIVMGGVLRPSYHSMVGVLTESCLRQVRVDVAFLGSAGVRADGAVLDSTPSEVPVKRAMIDIATRSWLLVDHNKFPGTGFLEIAPVSRFAGLITDRPLTTGQLQLPDDSPVEVVVS from the coding sequence ATGCTGACGGATGTGCGCCAGCGCCGGACTACCGAACTGATCCTCCGCCAGGGATCGGCCTCGGTGCCGGAACTGGCAAAGACGCTGGGTGTCTCGGAGGCCACGGTGCGCCGCGACCTCGACCTTCTTGCGGACAGCGGGCTCGTGGAACGGGTCCGCGGCGGCGCGTGCCGCCCACGCGGGGTGCGCGCCGAGGTGGACGCCTCCGCGTTCGACGTGGTCGCGAGCCAAGAGCCGAGCGAGAAGCGCTCCATCGCCCGCGCCGCCGCGAAGCTGGTCAAGGACGGAGACGTCGTGGCCATGGACATCGGCACCACCGTATTCTCCATGTGTTCCTACCTGCGCAACCGGGAGATCACGGTCGTGACCGCCTCCCTGGCCGTCGTCCGCGAACTGGCCGACGCGCCCGGGGTCGACCTGATCGTGATGGGAGGGGTGCTGCGCCCCAGCTACCACTCGATGGTCGGGGTGCTGACCGAATCGTGCCTGCGGCAGGTGCGCGTCGACGTCGCCTTCCTCGGCTCGGCCGGGGTGCGCGCCGACGGCGCCGTACTGGACTCCACCCCGAGCGAGGTCCCCGTCAAGCGCGCCATGATCGACATCGCCACCCGGTCGTGGCTGCTTGTCGACCACAACAAGTTCCCCGGGACGGGTTTCCTCGAGATCGCCCCCGTTTCCCGGTTCGCCGGCCTGATCACCGATCGGCCGTTGACAACCGGACAGCTGCAACTGCCCGACGACTCGCCTGTGGAGGTAGTGGTTTCATGA
- a CDS encoding PrsW family intramembrane metalloprotease — MTYPQQQFPPPGGANPSGQAPYGRSPVQFPAPAPKPWHRRKEQAFVVPLIVVILGGLGTLLGMVIVLFRPVLISMIAVLVFSVVAALGFWFLRWLDRWEPEPPMFLMGAFLWGAGVSAFVSGIVNTVVLGSTGSFEATTRISAPLIEESTKALFLVVLLLSSKRARAEFNSLTDAIVYGGMVGLGFSWIENISYALGPETASESLQVLVVRLLLVAFLHPILTIIASIGIWFGFRAPGVMRLVWPVAGWCLAVFLHWVHNSSYQLFGDTGSLVTAGIEILVVTGLIVIGVLSRKGEQAAVQRQLPVLVHFGWITASEAGWLADLSSRKAVLSRTNGDERRALSEFIQNTTELALVRERLDADQSARPPSELLQTHKQLVDLVVVRRTQAAQLLGQGGPWQPMTPRPGDNWGTMPYPG; from the coding sequence GTGACATACCCGCAGCAGCAGTTCCCACCTCCGGGCGGGGCCAATCCGTCCGGGCAGGCTCCGTACGGGCGCTCACCCGTGCAGTTCCCGGCGCCCGCGCCGAAGCCGTGGCACCGGCGAAAGGAGCAGGCCTTCGTCGTTCCGCTGATCGTGGTGATCCTCGGCGGCCTCGGCACCCTCCTCGGCATGGTGATCGTCCTGTTCCGACCCGTCCTGATCTCCATGATCGCGGTGCTCGTCTTCTCCGTTGTCGCCGCGTTGGGCTTCTGGTTCCTGCGCTGGCTCGACCGATGGGAGCCCGAGCCGCCGATGTTCCTGATGGGGGCCTTCCTCTGGGGCGCAGGCGTCTCGGCCTTCGTCAGCGGCATCGTCAACACCGTCGTGCTCGGCTCGACCGGTTCGTTCGAGGCGACCACGCGCATCTCCGCGCCCCTGATCGAGGAGTCGACGAAGGCCCTGTTCCTGGTCGTGCTGCTGCTGAGCTCCAAGCGGGCCCGGGCCGAGTTCAACTCGCTCACCGACGCCATCGTCTACGGCGGCATGGTGGGGCTCGGCTTCTCGTGGATCGAGAACATCAGCTACGCCCTCGGCCCGGAGACCGCCTCCGAGAGCCTGCAGGTCCTGGTCGTCCGGTTGCTGCTTGTGGCCTTCCTGCACCCGATCCTCACCATCATCGCCTCGATCGGCATCTGGTTCGGCTTCCGCGCACCGGGCGTCATGCGCCTCGTCTGGCCCGTGGCCGGATGGTGCCTGGCGGTGTTCCTGCACTGGGTGCACAACAGCTCGTACCAGCTCTTCGGCGACACCGGTTCCCTCGTCACCGCGGGCATCGAGATCCTCGTGGTCACCGGCCTGATCGTGATCGGGGTGCTCTCGAGGAAGGGCGAGCAGGCCGCCGTCCAGCGGCAACTGCCGGTGCTGGTGCACTTCGGCTGGATCACGGCGAGCGAGGCGGGCTGGCTGGCCGATCTCTCCTCCCGCAAGGCGGTGCTCTCCCGCACGAACGGGGATGAGCGCAGGGCGCTCAGCGAGTTCATCCAGAACACGACCGAGCTGGCCCTCGTGCGGGAGAGGCTCGACGCCGACCAGTCAGCTCGCCCGCCGAGCGAACTGCTGCAGACCCATAAGCAGCTGGTCGACCTTGTGGTGGTGCGACGCACGCAGGCCGCCCAGCTGCTCGGCCAGGGCGGGCCCTGGCAGCCGATGACGCCCCGTCCGGGCGACAACTGGGGAACGATGCCCTACCCGGGCTGA
- a CDS encoding vitamin K epoxide reductase family protein, which translates to MQTEAPGETAEGDAAAVDPRPMPSDRTRYILFGEMLLFAVISLVASFVLSYDAIKLAENPDQSLACDVAVWLSCSKVGLSWQAQVFGFPNAFLGMISEPVVMTIAVASLCKVRFPKWFMFTANVVYLLGVIFAYWLLFQSTFVIGALCPWCLTVTVSTTFVFWSMTHWNILEGNLYVSEGVLEKLRKFVRDGWMTITLIAWLAVVVAIEVMKMVLKVI; encoded by the coding sequence ATGCAGACTGAAGCGCCAGGTGAGACCGCCGAGGGCGACGCCGCGGCCGTCGACCCACGCCCCATGCCCTCGGACCGCACGAGGTACATCCTGTTCGGCGAGATGCTGCTGTTCGCGGTGATCAGCCTCGTGGCCTCCTTCGTGCTCAGCTATGACGCGATCAAGCTCGCGGAGAACCCGGACCAGTCGCTGGCCTGCGATGTCGCCGTGTGGCTGAGCTGCTCGAAGGTGGGACTCTCCTGGCAGGCGCAGGTCTTCGGGTTTCCCAACGCCTTCCTGGGGATGATCTCGGAGCCCGTGGTGATGACGATCGCCGTCGCCTCGCTGTGCAAGGTGCGCTTCCCGAAGTGGTTCATGTTCACGGCCAACGTGGTCTACCTGCTCGGAGTGATCTTCGCCTACTGGCTGCTGTTCCAGTCGACGTTCGTGATCGGAGCGCTGTGCCCCTGGTGCCTCACCGTGACCGTCTCCACCACCTTCGTCTTCTGGTCCATGACCCACTGGAACATCCTCGAGGGCAACCTTTACGTCTCCGAAGGGGTGCTGGAGAAGCTGCGCAAGTTCGTCCGCGACGGCTGGATGACGATCACGCTGATTGCCTGGCTGGCCGTCGTGGTCGCGATCGAGGTCATGAAGATGGTGCTCAAGGTCATCTGA
- a CDS encoding carbohydrate ABC transporter permease translates to MSFTARKRREAPSAVVRGRFTPYLYLLPAFLVYAAFLLYPLMRAAQFSLYDWPGFGPSTFVGLGNYVDLLSDRRFLAAISHALILIIFYSILPLVVGLVLAAILRRGKVRGLAFFRVVIFMPQVIALVVVAVAWYQIYAPNGFLNRALSAIGLDELTRGWLGDPNFALPAVGMVGFWLQTGLVMLLLLAGMGRIPNDLYEAARLDGAGPVSEFFAITLPSVKAEITTALVLTIIAALKTFDLVYVTTGGGPGTATTVPSYEVYNRAFNLKEVGSASAVAVVLTVLVFLINVVVSRIGEEKR, encoded by the coding sequence GTGAGTTTCACGGCGCGGAAGCGGCGGGAAGCGCCCTCGGCAGTGGTCCGCGGGCGCTTCACGCCCTACCTCTACCTGCTCCCGGCCTTCCTCGTCTACGCCGCGTTTCTGCTCTACCCGCTGATGCGGGCCGCGCAGTTCTCGCTGTACGACTGGCCGGGCTTCGGCCCGTCGACGTTCGTCGGGCTCGGCAACTACGTCGACCTGTTGAGCGACCGCCGCTTCCTCGCCGCGATCTCACATGCCTTGATCCTGATCATCTTCTACTCGATCCTGCCGCTTGTCGTCGGCCTCGTCCTCGCGGCGATCCTGCGCAGGGGGAAGGTCCGCGGCCTCGCTTTCTTCCGGGTCGTCATCTTCATGCCCCAGGTCATCGCGCTGGTTGTTGTGGCCGTTGCCTGGTACCAGATCTACGCGCCGAACGGGTTCCTGAACAGGGCCCTCTCCGCGATCGGGCTCGACGAACTGACAAGGGGCTGGCTCGGCGATCCGAACTTCGCGCTCCCCGCCGTCGGCATGGTCGGGTTCTGGCTGCAGACCGGCCTCGTCATGCTGCTGCTGCTGGCAGGCATGGGCCGGATCCCCAACGACCTCTACGAGGCGGCGCGACTGGACGGGGCCGGGCCCGTCTCGGAGTTCTTCGCCATCACGCTGCCGAGCGTCAAGGCCGAGATCACCACCGCGCTCGTGCTGACCATCATCGCCGCGCTCAAGACCTTCGACCTCGTCTACGTCACCACAGGAGGCGGACCGGGGACGGCGACGACCGTGCCGAGCTATGAGGTCTACAACCGGGCGTTCAACCTGAAGGAGGTCGGCTCGGCCTCCGCGGTCGCCGTCGTCCTGACGGTGCTCGTCTTCCTGATCAACGTCGTCGTCTCGCGCATCGGGGAGGAGAAGCGATGA